The proteins below come from a single Arthrobacter crystallopoietes genomic window:
- a CDS encoding YajQ family cyclic di-GMP-binding protein has product MASESSFDVVSKVDTQEVANALNQAQKEIAQRYDFKGVGAEVDFSGEKILMKANSEERVKAVLDVLQSKLVKRGISLKSLDAGEPYASGKEYRIEASIKEGIAQDQAKKISKLIRDEGPKGVKAQIQGDELRVSSKSRDDLQSVMGMLKSADLDVDLQFINYR; this is encoded by the coding sequence ATGGCCAGTGAGTCATCATTCGACGTCGTCAGCAAGGTAGATACCCAGGAAGTTGCCAATGCCCTCAACCAGGCGCAGAAGGAGATCGCACAGCGGTACGACTTCAAGGGTGTAGGCGCAGAGGTGGACTTCAGCGGCGAGAAGATTCTGATGAAGGCCAACTCCGAAGAACGGGTCAAGGCCGTCCTGGATGTCCTCCAGTCCAAGCTGGTCAAGCGGGGCATCTCGCTGAAGTCCCTCGACGCCGGCGAGCCGTACGCTTCCGGCAAGGAGTACCGGATCGAGGCCTCGATCAAGGAGGGCATCGCCCAGGATCAGGCCAAGAAGATCTCCAAGCTCATCCGCGATGAGGGCCCCAAGGGAGTGAAGGCCCAGATCCAGGGCGATGAGCTACGTGTGAGTTCCAAGTCGCGGGACGACCTGCAGTCAGTCATGGGGATGCTGAAGTCAGCTGACCTGGACGTAGATCTCCAGTTCATCAACTACCGATAG
- a CDS encoding histidine phosphatase family protein — translation MRLLLIRHGQTPSNVKGLLDTAVPGPELTRLGHKQARALQKALDGEPIDALFASTAIRTQLTASPLATGMQLDVEIRDGVKEISAGQLEMLGDIESVRTYMTTVFAWSGGELDRRMPGGPDGHETFGRFDEVVAEAEAAGLATAAIFSHGAMIRSWAGARAGNLGVSFVARQILSNTGVVVLEGSLANGWRALTWMGQAVGGAELTDALTDGPTGDPVPAREDL, via the coding sequence ATGCGCCTGCTGCTGATCCGCCATGGCCAAACGCCGTCGAATGTCAAGGGGCTGCTGGACACTGCGGTTCCCGGACCGGAGCTGACCAGGCTGGGCCACAAGCAGGCCCGGGCACTGCAAAAGGCGCTCGACGGCGAGCCGATCGATGCGCTGTTCGCCTCCACAGCGATCCGTACCCAGCTGACCGCCTCGCCGCTTGCCACCGGGATGCAACTGGACGTTGAAATCCGCGACGGCGTGAAGGAGATCTCCGCCGGACAGCTCGAGATGCTCGGCGACATCGAATCGGTGCGGACCTATATGACCACTGTTTTCGCCTGGTCCGGTGGAGAGCTGGACCGGCGGATGCCGGGCGGGCCGGACGGCCACGAGACGTTCGGCCGTTTCGATGAGGTGGTCGCCGAGGCCGAGGCCGCAGGGCTGGCAACTGCCGCCATTTTCAGCCACGGAGCCATGATCCGAAGCTGGGCCGGAGCGAGGGCAGGAAACCTGGGTGTTTCGTTTGTTGCGCGCCAGATTCTCAGCAACACCGGCGTGGTTGTGCTTGAAGGCAGCCTGGCCAACGGCTGGAGGGCATTGACCTGGATGGGCCAGGCCGTGGGTGGGGCCGAGTTGACGGATGCGTTGACCGACGGGCCGACGGGTGATCCGGTTCCTGCCCGGGAAGACCTGTAA
- the htpX gene encoding zinc metalloprotease HtpX: MHNHFNGLKTAGLLGVLFAILLGIGALLASGTGSSSWIWIMALIGVGTTAYSYWNSDKLAIRAMHAYPVTEQQQPQMYRIVRELSTRANQPMPRLYVSPTQAPNAFATGRNPQNSAVCCTEGILRLLTERELRGVLGHELMHVYNRDILTSSVAAAVAGVITSVAQFMLFFGGRDRNANPIALLAMSLLAPVAAMLIQMSISRTREYDADEDGAQLTDDPLALASALRKLQYGTQQAPLPQDQKLVNTSHLMIANPFRGGGLKKMFSTHPPMDDRVARLERMAGRTLG, from the coding sequence GTGCACAATCATTTCAACGGTTTGAAGACAGCCGGCTTGCTCGGCGTGCTGTTTGCGATCCTGCTGGGCATCGGTGCCCTGCTGGCCAGCGGCACGGGCAGCAGCAGCTGGATCTGGATTATGGCCCTGATCGGTGTCGGCACCACGGCCTACAGCTACTGGAACAGCGACAAGTTGGCTATCCGCGCCATGCACGCATACCCGGTCACCGAGCAGCAGCAGCCTCAGATGTACCGGATCGTCCGCGAACTATCCACCCGCGCCAACCAGCCGATGCCGCGGCTGTACGTCTCGCCCACGCAGGCGCCGAACGCCTTCGCCACCGGCCGCAACCCGCAGAACTCGGCGGTTTGCTGCACTGAGGGCATCCTCCGCCTGCTCACTGAGCGGGAGCTGCGCGGGGTGCTCGGCCACGAACTGATGCACGTCTACAACCGCGACATCCTCACGTCCTCGGTGGCAGCCGCCGTGGCCGGAGTCATCACGTCGGTTGCCCAGTTCATGCTGTTCTTCGGCGGCCGGGACCGCAACGCCAACCCCATTGCCCTGCTCGCCATGTCGCTGCTGGCACCGGTTGCCGCCATGCTGATCCAGATGTCCATCAGCCGCACCCGCGAATACGACGCCGATGAAGACGGGGCGCAGTTGACTGACGATCCGCTGGCGCTTGCTTCGGCTCTGCGCAAACTGCAGTACGGCACCCAGCAGGCGCCCTTGCCTCAGGACCAGAAACTGGTCAACACCAGCCACCTCATGATCGCCAACCCGTTCCGCGGCGGCGGACTCAAGAAGATGTTCAGCACCCATCCGCCGATGGACGACCGGGTGGCCCGGCTGGAACGCATGGCGGGTAGGACCCTTGGCTAA
- a CDS encoding MFS transporter: MPKLFADTTPLKESLDFRRMWIGTSLSSIGAQLTLVAVSLEVYQLTQSTLAVGAIGIVGLVPLVLAGLYGGSVVDAHDRRKVALYSGLVLWACAGLFAMHAWSGLGQVWLLYVLIAIHSAAAGLNQPARSAIVPRLVRREILPAANALTMMTFGLGMTIGPLLAGVLVANVGFGWTYTIDVVTFTAAIWAVFRLPPIPPEGEVRKAGLRSVLEGLQFLRTRPNIRMTFLVDMAAMVLAQPRALMPAIGAVVIGGGEATAGILLAAVAAGAFLAALFSGPLGQIRRQGLAVLWCVAVWGAAVTAFGAVVVLAGKAEAAVDGSIRTWLVPAVACLMVAGAADTVSGVFRNTILQSATPDAMRGRLQGIFIVVVAGGPRLGDAVAGGNGEWLGEGFAAVAGGLACMLAVWLLHKWQPRFACYDERNPEP, translated from the coding sequence ATGCCCAAACTGTTCGCCGACACCACTCCGCTCAAGGAAAGCCTGGATTTTCGGCGGATGTGGATCGGGACCTCGCTGTCCTCGATCGGTGCCCAGCTCACGCTCGTGGCGGTCAGCCTCGAGGTCTACCAGCTGACGCAGTCGACCCTCGCAGTCGGCGCCATCGGCATCGTCGGGCTGGTCCCGCTGGTGCTGGCGGGACTGTACGGCGGCTCGGTGGTGGACGCGCACGATCGCCGGAAGGTCGCCCTCTACTCCGGGCTGGTTCTCTGGGCCTGCGCCGGGCTGTTCGCAATGCATGCCTGGTCCGGACTGGGCCAGGTCTGGCTGCTCTACGTCCTGATTGCCATCCATTCTGCCGCTGCCGGCCTGAACCAGCCGGCCCGCAGCGCCATTGTGCCCCGGCTGGTCCGGCGGGAGATCCTGCCTGCTGCTAACGCCCTGACCATGATGACCTTCGGACTGGGCATGACGATCGGCCCGCTGCTCGCCGGCGTGCTCGTGGCCAACGTCGGGTTCGGCTGGACCTACACCATCGACGTGGTGACCTTTACCGCCGCCATCTGGGCCGTGTTCCGGCTGCCGCCGATCCCGCCGGAGGGCGAAGTCCGCAAGGCCGGCCTCCGGTCCGTCCTTGAGGGTTTGCAGTTCCTGCGCACCCGGCCCAATATCCGCATGACCTTCTTGGTGGACATGGCAGCCATGGTCCTGGCGCAGCCCCGTGCCCTGATGCCAGCCATCGGCGCAGTGGTCATCGGCGGTGGGGAAGCGACGGCGGGAATCCTGCTGGCAGCGGTTGCTGCGGGCGCGTTTCTCGCGGCTCTCTTCTCCGGGCCGTTGGGCCAGATCCGCCGGCAAGGCTTGGCAGTGCTGTGGTGCGTGGCAGTGTGGGGAGCCGCGGTAACGGCCTTTGGCGCCGTCGTCGTTCTTGCCGGCAAGGCCGAAGCAGCGGTGGATGGAAGCATCAGAACCTGGTTGGTTCCGGCGGTGGCCTGCCTGATGGTGGCAGGGGCGGCGGATACTGTCAGCGGCGTGTTCCGCAATACCATTCTGCAGTCGGCGACACCGGACGCCATGCGGGGCCGGCTCCAGGGCATCTTCATCGTCGTCGTTGCCGGCGGACCGCGGCTCGGGGACGCGGTGGCCGGCGGGAACGGCGAGTGGCTGGGCGAGGGGTTCGCGGCCGTCGCCGGGGGACTGGCGTGCATGCTGGCGGTCTGGCTGCTGCATAAATGGCAGCCGCGCTTTGCCTGCTATGACGAAAGGAACCCCGAGCCGTAA
- a CDS encoding esterase/lipase family protein yields MTLSRGWAWLQDYAYVAYWQVHGFLFRDDPAPYLQAAGREDQPVLLIPGIYEKWQFLKPIADDLRQAGHPVHVVEPLGYNRGTVAKMAELVSAYLAAANLQNVTIVAHSKGGLIGKYAMTMPGAAGRIARMVAINTPFSGSVYARFFLVPSIRALSPSNSALRSLAAELSVNHRITSVYSSFDPHIPGGSELPGAENIELDLMGHFRIIGDSKVLKVIRSVLSGKGASGN; encoded by the coding sequence GTGACGCTGAGCCGCGGCTGGGCATGGCTGCAGGACTATGCCTATGTGGCTTATTGGCAGGTGCACGGCTTCCTGTTCCGGGATGATCCTGCGCCTTATCTGCAGGCAGCGGGCCGCGAGGACCAGCCGGTGCTGCTGATTCCGGGCATCTACGAAAAATGGCAGTTCCTCAAGCCCATCGCCGATGACCTCCGTCAGGCGGGGCATCCGGTCCACGTGGTGGAGCCGCTCGGGTACAACCGGGGCACCGTGGCCAAAATGGCTGAACTGGTCAGCGCCTACCTGGCGGCGGCAAACCTGCAGAACGTGACTATCGTGGCCCATAGCAAGGGCGGGCTCATCGGCAAGTACGCCATGACCATGCCGGGCGCCGCCGGACGCATAGCCCGCATGGTTGCCATCAACACTCCGTTTTCCGGTTCCGTCTACGCCCGGTTTTTCCTGGTTCCCAGCATCAGAGCCCTTTCGCCCAGCAACAGCGCCCTGCGATCCCTGGCAGCCGAACTGTCCGTGAACCACCGGATCACCTCGGTCTACAGCTCCTTTGACCCACACATTCCCGGCGGCAGCGAACTGCCCGGCGCGGAGAACATCGAGCTGGACCTGATGGGCCATTTCCGCATCATCGGGGACTCTAAGGTCCTCAAGGTGATCCGCAGCGTGCTGTCCGGGAAAGGTGCTTCCGGCAACTAG
- a CDS encoding alpha/beta fold hydrolase — MSAVQEFTVEVEGRELKILSRGRGPETFVLVPGIGVSPRYFVPLARELAAFGAVHSVELPGFGSTRAPRTALSMQDFAQLVRAALDAAGVGPAVLVGHSMGCQITAEMTAAHPALTRALVLLGPTTNRKERSALQQGWRLFQDTLREPPQVNFVVLSDYARSSKRWYLTTVPEMVGHRLEETLAKIDVPTLVLRGEHDPIVPREWTAELGRACPYARIAEVPGEAHVAMFRRPRTVASYCLELAARA; from the coding sequence ATGTCCGCAGTCCAGGAGTTCACGGTGGAGGTAGAAGGCCGCGAACTTAAAATTCTGTCCCGGGGGAGGGGGCCGGAAACCTTCGTACTGGTGCCCGGCATTGGTGTCTCGCCCCGGTATTTTGTCCCGCTGGCCCGTGAACTGGCTGCCTTTGGTGCCGTGCACTCCGTTGAGCTGCCCGGCTTCGGCAGTACCCGGGCTCCACGGACGGCACTGTCGATGCAGGACTTTGCCCAGCTGGTGCGGGCTGCGCTGGATGCCGCCGGAGTTGGCCCGGCGGTGCTGGTGGGGCATTCAATGGGTTGCCAGATCACCGCGGAGATGACCGCTGCCCATCCCGCACTGACCCGCGCCCTGGTGCTGCTGGGGCCGACGACGAACCGGAAGGAGCGAAGCGCCCTTCAGCAAGGGTGGCGGCTGTTCCAGGACACACTAAGGGAGCCGCCCCAAGTGAACTTTGTGGTGCTGAGCGATTACGCCCGGTCCAGCAAACGCTGGTACTTGACTACAGTGCCCGAGATGGTCGGTCACCGGCTGGAGGAGACACTGGCCAAAATTGATGTGCCCACGCTGGTCCTGCGCGGGGAACACGATCCGATTGTGCCGCGTGAGTGGACTGCCGAACTGGGAAGGGCGTGCCCCTACGCAAGAATTGCGGAAGTACCGGGCGAAGCCCACGTGGCGATGTTCCGCCGGCCCAGAACCGTCGCGAGCTACTGCCTGGAACTGGCTGCACGGGCATGA
- a CDS encoding Fur family transcriptional regulator, producing the protein MVDMREPEDLLREAMLRVTRPRTAVLEAVRAHPHADADTITGVVKAEIGTVSKQAVYDVLAALTEARLVRRIEPSGSPARFEARVGDNHHHLVCRSCGGIEDVDCAVGAAPCLAASDDHGFTIDEAEVTYWGTCPACTAKKTFTMEDPTRSNRTHG; encoded by the coding sequence ATGGTCGATATGAGGGAGCCGGAGGACTTGCTGCGTGAAGCCATGCTTCGCGTCACCCGTCCACGGACTGCAGTGCTGGAGGCCGTCCGTGCCCACCCGCACGCCGATGCCGACACCATCACTGGTGTGGTGAAGGCCGAAATCGGCACGGTCTCGAAGCAAGCCGTCTACGACGTGCTGGCAGCGCTGACCGAAGCCAGGCTGGTGCGCCGGATCGAGCCGTCAGGTTCACCGGCCCGCTTCGAGGCCCGGGTTGGCGACAACCACCACCACTTGGTGTGCCGGTCCTGCGGAGGCATAGAAGACGTGGACTGCGCCGTCGGCGCAGCACCGTGCCTCGCTGCCTCCGATGACCACGGCTTCACGATTGACGAAGCCGAGGTTACGTACTGGGGCACCTGTCCGGCCTGCACTGCCAAAAAGACCTTCACAATGGAAGATCCGACAAGGAGCAATAGAACACATGGCTGA
- a CDS encoding catalase, translating into MADNTKPLTTVAGAPVADNQDSLTAGPRGPMLLQDVWFLEKMAHFDREVIPERRMHAKGSGAFGTFTVTHDITKYSSAKIFSEVGKKTEMFARFSTVAGERGAADAERDIRGFALRFYTEEGNWDVVGNNTPVFFFRDPLKFPDLNHAVKRDPRTNLRSAENNWDFWTNLPEALHQVTIVMSDRGVPASYRHMHGFGSHTYSFINEAGERYWVKFHFRTQQGIKNLTDAEAAKLVGEDRESHQRDLFDSIEEGEFPKWTLFVQIMPEAEADSYKYHPFDLTKVWSKKDYPLIEVGEFELNRNPENYFADVEQAAFTPANVVPGISFSPDRMLQGRLFSYGDAARYRLGVNHHQIPVNYPRGAQLVNSFHRDGAMRVDGNQGATPGINPNSYGRWQEQPAYRDPAQAVGAVADRFNYREDDDNYFEQPGILFREKMTEEQRQVLFENTARAIDGASQATIERHIANCTKADPAYGEGVRKAIEALQAGKISSVDVNTDSA; encoded by the coding sequence ATGGCTGATAACACCAAGCCGCTGACAACCGTTGCGGGCGCACCCGTAGCGGACAACCAGGACAGCCTGACCGCCGGTCCGCGCGGTCCCATGCTGCTCCAGGACGTCTGGTTCCTGGAGAAGATGGCGCACTTCGACCGCGAGGTTATCCCCGAGCGCCGCATGCATGCCAAGGGCTCCGGTGCCTTTGGTACCTTCACGGTGACCCACGACATCACGAAGTACAGCTCCGCGAAGATCTTCTCCGAGGTCGGCAAAAAGACCGAGATGTTCGCCCGCTTCTCCACCGTTGCCGGCGAACGCGGTGCAGCCGACGCCGAGCGCGACATCCGCGGCTTCGCCCTCCGGTTCTACACAGAAGAGGGCAACTGGGACGTTGTCGGCAACAACACGCCGGTCTTTTTCTTCCGCGACCCGCTGAAGTTCCCTGACCTCAACCACGCGGTCAAGCGCGACCCGCGCACCAACCTGCGCAGCGCCGAGAACAACTGGGATTTTTGGACCAACCTGCCCGAGGCGCTGCACCAGGTCACCATCGTAATGTCGGACCGTGGTGTTCCGGCGAGCTACCGCCACATGCACGGCTTCGGTTCGCACACCTACAGCTTCATCAATGAAGCCGGCGAGCGCTACTGGGTGAAGTTCCACTTCCGTACCCAGCAGGGCATCAAGAACCTCACCGACGCCGAAGCCGCCAAGCTGGTCGGCGAGGACCGCGAATCCCACCAGCGTGACCTTTTCGATTCCATCGAGGAGGGCGAGTTCCCCAAGTGGACTCTCTTCGTGCAGATCATGCCCGAAGCCGAGGCCGACAGCTACAAGTACCACCCGTTCGACCTCACCAAGGTCTGGTCGAAGAAGGATTACCCGCTGATTGAGGTCGGCGAGTTCGAGTTGAACCGCAACCCGGAGAATTACTTCGCCGATGTCGAGCAGGCTGCCTTCACCCCGGCCAACGTGGTTCCCGGCATCAGCTTCTCGCCGGACCGCATGCTCCAGGGCCGCCTGTTCTCCTACGGTGATGCCGCCCGCTACCGCTTGGGAGTCAACCACCACCAGATTCCGGTGAACTACCCCCGCGGCGCCCAACTCGTCAACTCCTTCCACCGCGACGGCGCAATGCGTGTCGACGGCAACCAGGGTGCGACTCCGGGCATCAACCCGAACTCCTACGGGCGTTGGCAGGAACAGCCGGCCTACCGCGATCCGGCCCAGGCCGTGGGCGCCGTCGCCGACCGGTTCAACTACCGCGAGGACGACGACAACTACTTCGAGCAGCCCGGCATCCTCTTCCGCGAGAAGATGACCGAGGAACAGCGCCAGGTCCTGTTCGAGAACACCGCTCGGGCCATCGATGGCGCCTCGCAGGCCACCATCGAACGCCACATCGCCAACTGCACGAAGGCCGATCCGGCCTACGGCGAAGGCGTGCGTAAGGCGATCGAGGCCCTTCAGGCCGGCAAGATCTCCTCCGTCGACGTCAACACCGACTCCGCTTAG
- a CDS encoding ankyrin repeat domain-containing protein, with amino-acid sequence MDLAREGKTDELSEFLDHGLHVDVLDSDRNTLLMLAAYHGQEETVVMLLERGADPDIRNVRDQSPIAGALFKGEDTVVGRLLAAGADLDAGTPTARDAAKMFGREHLLEK; translated from the coding sequence ATGGATCTGGCCCGCGAAGGCAAGACAGATGAACTGTCGGAATTTCTCGACCACGGACTGCACGTGGACGTGCTCGATTCGGACCGCAATACCCTGCTGATGCTCGCGGCTTACCACGGCCAGGAAGAAACCGTGGTGATGTTGCTGGAACGCGGTGCCGATCCAGACATCCGTAACGTCCGCGACCAGTCGCCAATTGCCGGTGCCCTGTTCAAGGGCGAAGATACCGTGGTAGGCAGGCTTCTGGCCGCCGGTGCCGATCTCGATGCCGGTACGCCGACCGCCCGGGACGCCGCCAAGATGTTTGGCCGCGAACACCTGCTTGAGAAATAG
- a CDS encoding TetR/AcrR family transcriptional regulator: protein MARPQNLQRKPQLLAGILDYLQDKNLAGLSFRSLAEGLGISSYMLVYHFGSREQLVAEIVAQVQSGLAAPPRDQMLHLAPEGFREQMLRLWSRSMTVRGRQLQRLGFEAAMQDPGGAFGTHSADLYGAWQDVATGWLQANGVAPETAEVEGRLFAAGVHGLLYEHVLTGDTEQTTAGFRLLLDRYLSKAASSPTLEP, encoded by the coding sequence ATGGCGAGACCGCAGAATCTCCAGCGCAAGCCGCAGCTGCTGGCGGGCATTCTGGACTATTTGCAGGACAAGAACCTTGCTGGTCTGTCCTTCCGGTCCTTGGCGGAAGGGCTGGGGATCAGCAGTTACATGCTCGTCTATCACTTCGGTAGCAGGGAGCAGCTGGTCGCCGAAATTGTGGCTCAGGTCCAGTCCGGGCTGGCAGCGCCACCGCGTGACCAGATGCTTCATCTGGCGCCCGAGGGGTTCCGCGAGCAGATGCTCCGGTTGTGGAGCCGGTCCATGACGGTCCGCGGGCGGCAGCTCCAGCGGCTCGGTTTCGAAGCGGCGATGCAGGACCCGGGAGGGGCCTTCGGCACCCACTCGGCCGACCTCTATGGGGCGTGGCAGGACGTCGCCACCGGCTGGCTACAGGCCAACGGTGTAGCACCGGAGACGGCAGAAGTCGAAGGGCGCCTCTTTGCCGCAGGCGTTCATGGCTTGCTGTACGAGCACGTGCTTACCGGCGATACGGAACAAACGACGGCGGGCTTCCGCCTCCTGCTGGACCGTTACCTGTCAAAGGCAGCGTCTTCGCCTACGCTGGAACCGTGA
- a CDS encoding FAD-dependent oxidoreductase has product MSNSVADRQQRPLRVAIIGAGPAGVYAADILTKAERDFEVSIDLFDQYPAPYGLIRYGVAPDHPRIKGIVNALHKVLDRGDIRFLGNVNYGRDLTLKDFRDFYDAIIFSTGAIKDADLNIPGVELEGSFGAADFVSWYDGHPDVPREWPLEAKEIAVIGNGNVALDVARVLSKHADDLLATEIPDNVYRGLKNSPVTDVHVFGRRGPAQVKFTPLELRELSHSRDVDIVLYPEDFDFDEGSDEQIRSNNQTKTMVNTLTNWLVEEQDTGASRRLHLHFLHTPVEIVEGTGDGAGKVAAMKFERNELDGTGNVRGTGEIVEYPVQAVYRAIGYFGSELPEVGFDERRGVIPNEGGRVIDTEGNPVPGIYTTGWIKRGPVGLIGHTKGDALETIGFLLEDRLDLPAAKNPGEDAIIKLLEERGVEYTTWQGWLKLDEYERKLGADFAAANDDGGAPAVQRERVKVVPRDEMVRVSRG; this is encoded by the coding sequence GTGTCTAACTCAGTTGCGGACCGGCAGCAGCGCCCGTTGCGGGTCGCCATCATCGGCGCCGGCCCTGCAGGTGTCTACGCTGCCGACATTCTGACCAAAGCCGAACGCGACTTCGAAGTCAGCATCGACCTCTTCGACCAGTATCCGGCGCCCTACGGTCTGATCCGCTACGGTGTTGCACCGGACCACCCCCGGATCAAAGGCATTGTGAACGCCCTGCACAAGGTGCTGGACCGCGGTGACATCCGTTTCCTGGGCAACGTCAACTATGGGCGGGACCTGACGCTGAAGGACTTCCGCGACTTCTACGATGCGATCATTTTCTCCACCGGTGCCATCAAGGACGCGGACCTGAACATTCCCGGCGTCGAGCTCGAAGGCTCCTTCGGAGCCGCGGACTTCGTCTCCTGGTACGACGGCCACCCGGACGTTCCCCGCGAGTGGCCGCTGGAGGCCAAAGAAATCGCGGTCATAGGTAACGGCAACGTGGCCCTCGATGTTGCACGGGTGCTCTCCAAGCATGCCGATGACCTGCTGGCCACCGAGATCCCGGACAACGTCTACCGGGGCCTGAAAAATTCACCCGTTACCGACGTCCACGTCTTCGGCCGCCGCGGTCCGGCACAGGTGAAGTTCACCCCGCTGGAGCTGCGCGAGCTCTCGCATTCCCGCGACGTCGACATTGTCCTTTATCCGGAGGACTTTGACTTCGACGAAGGCTCCGACGAGCAGATCCGCTCCAACAACCAGACCAAGACGATGGTCAACACGCTCACCAACTGGCTCGTGGAGGAGCAGGACACCGGAGCATCGCGCCGGCTGCACCTGCATTTCCTGCACACCCCGGTGGAAATCGTCGAGGGTACCGGCGACGGAGCCGGCAAGGTTGCCGCGATGAAATTCGAGCGCAACGAGCTGGATGGAACGGGCAATGTCCGGGGTACCGGCGAGATCGTCGAGTACCCGGTCCAGGCCGTCTACCGAGCCATCGGCTACTTTGGCTCAGAGCTGCCCGAGGTCGGTTTCGACGAACGCCGCGGTGTCATTCCGAACGAGGGCGGCCGCGTGATCGATACCGAAGGCAATCCGGTTCCGGGCATCTACACTACGGGCTGGATCAAGCGCGGCCCCGTCGGACTCATCGGCCACACCAAGGGCGACGCGCTGGAAACCATCGGTTTCCTTTTGGAGGACCGGCTGGATCTGCCTGCGGCGAAGAACCCCGGCGAGGACGCCATTATCAAGCTGCTCGAAGAGCGCGGCGTCGAATACACCACTTGGCAGGGTTGGCTGAAGCTGGATGAGTATGAGCGCAAGCTCGGCGCCGATTTCGCAGCGGCGAACGACGACGGCGGTGCTCCCGCCGTCCAGCGCGAACGCGTCAAGGTTGTGCCGCGCGACGAGATGGTGCGCGTCTCCCGCGGCTGA
- a CDS encoding DUF6507 family protein: protein MAADWDIESATIQSIIGKVQTQTEKYADLFVEFGAEISSIMEASKSQIIGEALVGLSEEKLQAAMTQVQGRSVQALNSTSTAVNAIITGDQTMEQNVRAAQDTANDAYIPEPAPAPHRNGPVPQAV, encoded by the coding sequence ATGGCAGCGGACTGGGACATTGAATCGGCGACGATCCAATCCATCATCGGCAAAGTGCAGACGCAGACCGAGAAATATGCGGACCTGTTTGTGGAGTTCGGCGCGGAAATAAGTTCCATCATGGAAGCCTCGAAGTCGCAGATCATCGGCGAGGCGCTGGTCGGATTGTCCGAAGAGAAGCTGCAGGCAGCCATGACGCAGGTCCAGGGCCGTAGCGTCCAGGCCCTTAACTCCACGTCTACCGCGGTCAACGCCATCATTACCGGTGACCAGACGATGGAACAGAACGTCCGGGCGGCCCAGGACACCGCCAACGATGCCTACATCCCCGAACCCGCACCTGCGCCGCACCGGAACGGACCGGTTCCCCAAGCGGTCTGA
- a CDS encoding pore-forming ESAT-6 family protein, with translation MSQDRLTYDTDISAQVQGEIQSIVGRLESLIAERDKAVAAAMSDYQADGVSEEYQGVETRWKNAAGEVKEIIRLVRNTLEQNDQTAANTGARARAAVQNIG, from the coding sequence ATGTCCCAGGACCGTCTTACTTACGACACCGACATTTCCGCCCAGGTACAGGGCGAAATCCAGTCCATCGTCGGCCGGCTCGAGAGCCTGATCGCCGAGCGCGACAAGGCCGTTGCCGCCGCCATGTCCGATTACCAGGCCGACGGCGTCTCCGAGGAGTACCAGGGCGTGGAAACCCGCTGGAAGAACGCAGCCGGCGAGGTCAAGGAAATCATCCGCCTGGTCCGGAACACCCTTGAGCAGAATGACCAGACCGCGGCAAACACCGGGGCCCGCGCCCGTGCCGCTGTCCAGAACATCGGCTAA